The Phaeodactylum tricornutum CCAP 1055/1 chromosome 8, whole genome shotgun sequence DNA segment ACTACACGTGTATGGGCTAGACTTGCGGGACGTGACGGGCTTGGAAGCATTTACTCGCTTTTTGAAGCAAAAGTATACGGATGGGATCGATATTCTGATCAACAATGCGTGTCAGACAGTCCGCCGGCCCGTGGGATACTACCGGCCGCAAGTGGAACGCGAACAGATGTTGTGGATGCAGGCCGATCAAACGCACAAATCCTTGCTGGATGACTGTGCCGACTTTGAACGAGTTCGCCGGCGATTACAATTGGATCATAAACAACAGGCTTCCTTGCAAGTAGAAGGAAATAAGGATAATGTTCCTGCTATTCTAGACGTTGAAATGGACAATGGAGGGAATGGTTTGTCGGAATCGGAAGAGGCAACAAGGAACGAAAGTGCGCTTGTGGCGTCAACAAAACCGAACAACTCAGTCGCTTCGACGCCGTTCGAAGCCACAGGCCTATCGCACTCCGCAGCTATGTCCCAGATGGTGATTCTTCCCGAAGACGCGGGTGTCTCCGATTCAGTGCTGCCCCCGGGAGTGTCGGATGTCAATGGACAGCAGCTCGATTTGCGGACAACGAATTCTTGGCTCCTAAAGATGGAAGAAGTATCGACACCGGAGATATTAGAgtgtttcttcatcaatGCTATCGCACCTTTTGTTCTCAACTCTCGACTCAAACCTCTTATGACTACTCCCAACACTGCCAATCGTTCTGACCGTTATATCATCAATGTTTCGGCTATGGAAGGGAAGTTTTATCGCTACAAAATGCCCAATCATCCTCATACTAATATGGCAAAGGCGGCTCTCAACATGCTCACACGCACATCAGCGGAAGACCTGGCGAAGCAGCATCGGATCTTCATGAATTCGGTCGACACTGGTTGGATTAACGATGAGAATCCAACCGTTAAAGCCAGCAAGATTGCCGAAACCAACTTGTTTCAGACTCCAATCGATGAAATTGACGCTGCCGCTCGTATTTTGGATCCGATCTTTGAAGGCGTCAATGGCGGAACAGAGTTTAAGAAAGATTACGGCAAGTTTCTGAAGGATTATCGCGAAAGTGAATGGTAAACGTCTGACATTTATGCTACTGTGAGTGCCTCGTTGTGAAAGTATTGTAACAAAATAGAGAAAAATATGCTTCCCTTTGCTATACCCGGGCAATCGACTCAAGTGTCTGAGTATGAGAAATGATAATTGGGATTTCGACAGGATCGTCCACACCATTGGTGACGAGAATCCTTCGAGTCCCCTCCGGTACTGTTCGCTCGCCGTTTTCGTTTATCAGTGAAAGAGCGTTCTCGAAAGGTAGCTTGAAAACCAAATCTTTCGTTTCTCCAGGCTGCAATCGGACTCTTTCGAAACCAATCAGCTGTCGAATTGGTACAGGAtgctttgcttttcgtcGAATATCGTCTCCTGGAGCGTGGTAGATTTGTATCACTTCATCCCCTGTCCTATTTCCAGTGTTCCAGACAGTACATTCCAGTAGAATCGAGGAATCGCTGATCCTTTGATGAAAGCATGATGTCTCGAATGCTGTGAGTGAAAGACCGTATCCGAATGGATACGTTGCTTTTCCCGTGAAATATCGATACGTCCTGCCCGGCGGGGCTGACATGCTATGGTCTTTCATGTCGAACGACTGCATCACACTGTACGGATATATTGTGTACGGAAGTTTCCCCCAGCGATTCTCTTGACCAAATAGAGACGCAGCTAAGGCAGTCCCGCCAATACCGTTGGGATTGAAGGCTTCAATGATAGCCGAAGGGTATCCGGTCATTCCGTCAAGCGCGATCTGGCCACCATTTACCAAAACAAGAACTACAGGTTTGCGAAGAGTAAGTACGGCCTCAAACAAGGCGTATTGTTGACCCGGCAAAGCTGTGTCCTTGCGATCAAATCCTTCTTGCTCCTGAGTTTTTGTGTTCCCGAGACAAAGCACTATAAGATCCCTGTCAGCGGCAAGCTGCAAGATTCTCTCAACATCCGATGTATTGCGAGAGTCCACATCGACACCAGCAGCTGCAACGGTGAACTCCTTTCCATTTATGAATCCGATTGACTCGGCCAACGTTGGTATGCAATCATGCCCGCCACCAAAACAGCTTTGGTCGCTTTCGTAGTCGCTCATCAGGCCGGACCGCGTCATTCCTAATGGACCTAGAACCGCCAATTTAGTGCCCGCAGCAATAGGCAAAATGCTGTCCTCATGTTTCAGCAAAACTAGTCCTTGAAGTGCTGCTTCCAATTGGATCTCCTGGTGCTTTTTTGACTGAATGTCGTCTAGCCCTAGACTGAACCATTCGCTCAAGGTAGGATCATCGAAGCGACCCGCAATAAAATGAGGACGATATGAACGACGAATAGCTTGATTGACTGCTTCTTCGGTCGCATATCCCAGTGTTATAGCAGTAGTGAGATTGTGTACAAATAAGGTTGATCCCATCTCAATATCCGCGCCATTCATGAGTGCCATTGCGGCAGCTTGCGCTTCATCGGCCGCCTGGATTGGTTTGCCACGCAGATTGTTCACCGCCCCACAGTCGGTCGTCACGTGCGCATCGGAACGATTCCAGCGTTGCCGCAAAATTTTATTGAGTAAATAGTCATTGGCACACGCGGGAATACCATTGACAGCATTGTACGAGCACATAACTCCGGTGGCTCCGCCTTGGACCATGCCCATTTCGTACTGGGGCAAATATGTATCAAACAGATCGTACATCGAAATATTGTAGTCGTCGTTCCCGCGCCCTTCCTCTCGGCTGTACGCCGTAAAATGCTTCAGATACGCCAAAACTTTAGGATATCCGTTGGCATCTCGCTCTTGCATACCCTGTACCATGTGCGCGGCGTACTGCCCCGACAGAAACGGGTCTTCCCCCGGCAACTCCGATGAGCGCCCGAACCTCGGATCGCGTTGTTGATTGATATTTGGGCCGAACGCTGTCAGACCAATATGTCGGCCGCTATGGGTATGAAATCGTTCGCCATGGACATTCATCAGCGCCCTTTGCTCGGTGCCAAAAACGCTACCTTTGAGAAACCAGGATGATCGATTGAAAGAAGCGGCGATCGATAACGGGCCCGAAAACTCAGTCGCACATTTGTTTTCGGCAATACATGCCGATCCAACGGCCGTATTTGTTTCCACGAGCCAGTAGTAGTCTGGTAAGCCTATGCGAGACACATTCATAGTATGAGTCATACAAACGTCTTGCGTAGGGTCGGCGCCGATCATGTCAACTTTCTCATCCAGGGTCAAGTGTGAGAGCAAATCCTCCAGTCTCTCGTCAATTGAGAGCGACATGTCGCAATAAGGCAGTGCTTTGGCTACGTCATTCTGGCATCCCCAAAAATTCGGGACTTTGTCTTTCCAAATATAGTTGTTGACGGGGCTGACGTTGCGGTCGAGCCCGATTGGACCTTGAAGCCGAACAGAGCCTTCAAAAATGGAGTACGATGCCCAGAGCGCAAGCAGTAAGAAGAAATACGACGTGCATATAGTCAATATCCTGAAGCAAGAAGGCATGGTCAGGTGAATGGCAACAATACGATGCCAAGGAAGTAGGTCCTTTCCGATTCTTGGGTATGTTCTGGCGAAAGCAGCAACGTAGTCACATGATAgtttctaactgtaagccacAAAAGATACTCTCACATGGGGTTTTTACTTTTAGGTTACGTTAGTAGTTTTTTATCTCACATGCAAAGCGAAAACGCTAGACCCTAATCCTCAATGTCACCTGTGCTCATTTTTTGCACGTGACTCGGGTTTATATTCGTCTGAaaacattcacagtcacaacCTCTGTTGAGTAAACGAGACGTGCGATGTCGCTTTCGTTCGTGTTATCGTCCCCTTGTTACATTCCGGTATCACCAGTACAGTAAACTACATATCTATGAAAATTCGGGAGTAGCGAAcgttttgtgttgctctCTACAGCTAATTGTTTGACCATGCCCAGAAAGAAGACATTGGTGATTGTGTATGGCGGCGAGCTGGCGAAGGATGTGGCGGAACAGATTCTAGCGCACCAACCAGCCGACCTGCAACAGGAACTGACTGTTACCCTACGCTGCGCATCGGAGCGTCCGAAAACTCTTGTGGAATTTGGCTCCGATACAGCGGTTTGCTTTGTACTGCAAACAATCGAAAACGAGGCTGCCACTGAAGAAGTAAGCGACGGTTTCAAAATGTGTCGGGATGCCGTGCTGCTGCTGACCTTTTTTTCCTATTATCTATTCAGGGCGGTGCGTGCGTACGATTTTTCAAGAGAAAGACACACGCCAACGATCTCTTGGCGGACAAGTTTTCTTTTGCCGTTCTGGGTCTCGGCGATTCGAACCTTTTGTTTGATCGGCAAACGACGTCGGCCAAAGATTGCAATCAAGTGGCGCAAGAACTTGATGCACGGCTGGTGATGCTTGGAGGATCGCGACAATGTCCACTAGGAATGGCAGACGAACGCTCGGGTCTAAAGGAGGTGGAACCTTGGATACAAGGATTGTGGGAAAGTCTGCGATGAGTTATCGACCTTTAAGTCTTTCCGAGTTTCGAAAACGAGGCTACCTACCGCAGTTTTTGTAGTCAATGGCGCGAGTTTTTGTAGGACACTTTGGCATTTTCACTCAATCTATTAGTCTGTGGCTATCTATTTCTAGTCAATCTCGGAACATCTTACAGTTATTCCTGTTCCCGTTCACCAGCTATTTTGCCGGTCCTCTTGCTAGTACTTACGAACTGTCGTATGAGACACAGTTTCGGACAAAAACACACTGGACCCGCATCGGCGACCAAtcacaaaatgaaaatggCCGGCAACGGCGCACCATTGGGACCTAATCCTGGATTGGTACCGCATGTGATACCCCTAAAGTAACTAGTCGCCATCAGGACCGTCGTATTATGGCTGAGCACGTACAAGACGACGTCATCGGAGCCTCAATGGACGAAGAGGTGGACCTGAGAGCGTCTGTCCAGTATGCCGTCCTGAAGATTTGTCAGGAGGAAGACGCCGGTAGTGACAGCTACACCACGCCCCGGGCGGTTGCCGCCTTGGCCGAGTTGACCTATCTGTACGCGACACAAAGTTTGGGGCCCGATCTAGACGCATTTTCTTCCCACGCCGGCCGCCGGACCATCAATGAATCGGACGTGAAGCTGGTGATTCGCAAACATCCAGAACACCTTGCCAAATTGGAGGCGTATTGCGCCGAGCAAGCGGTGGCGGCCGCTGCCGCTGTGGACGATAACAATAAGATTCGCAAAAAGAAAGTTCCCACTGTCAATCTACAGTCACGGAAGCGTTTGCAAGGTCAGAATGTGGACGATCAAGTGAACCATAATGAGGATTcgtcggaagacgaagacttgGTACAATTGGACAGTGCCATGGAAGCCGCTAACCGACGTGTGGCCAAGTCAGCAGCAACCTCCTACACTGCAGAAAAGCTAATGGGTAactcggacgacgaagatgttACATTGAAGCCCCCCGGGTCTTCGCGGAAAGCCCTTGGCAAAAGTCGTCCCGCTTGGTACGAAAGTAGCAGCGATGACGAGGAGCTAGCTTTGGCTGggaaggaaaagaagaagtcCAAGCCAAAAGCGTCGCCTTGTGCGTCCCGGTTTCGTTTGCCTTCATCATCGACGCCGCGCAAAGCAGACAAGGACTTGCAAgatgacagtgacagtgatacCGAAATGATGGGCGATGCCCCAACTCGATCAAGACACACCAAGCCTGTATCCCGCGTCGATGAGATCATGACGAATCTTTCCGACGATTCACTGGACGACACCAAGGAGAATTGTTTGAGATGACAGTAAAGCAACAGTAAATAGCAAAATCACGGTGTGAAGGAAGTTGAGGCCACATCTCTAGGGGCGGGGCGACGAGGGGTACAACCAAACGATTCCTTTGTTTGGTATTGTCGATGGCCATAAACGTAAACCAAACGTGTCTAGAAAGTCACAACCAATAATATGCTTAGCGTGTACTTTAGCGATCGGCTCTATACCCATGCATCGTACACGGTGTTTCTCAAACCGGCCGGCCCAGAAAGTGCCATTTTACTTGGTTCCAATCAGCGACAGGAACATGTTGAAGGCAACCTGGACGGCGTTAATAAAGACGAGACGGTGCTTGCTGGAGATGAACTTGAAATTGACGGCGTGCACAATGGGCCAGACCTTCCAGGATCCCTGGCAGGCGGACAACAGATCATTCTTGATCTTGTTGCCAATGGTGTTGAAGGAGTCGCCGTTGCAGAGGCCCAGGTAGGTGAAGAATACCGTCATGAAGATGGGGCACCACAAGATCTGATCAATGCCAACCTTGAGGGCCACGTCTTGAGCGCGGGTTCCCTTGATCTTGCCGTCGAGCCAGTTGTAGAAGTAGTGTCCCGAGGGTCCGTGGTAGATGAAACCAAAGACCGAAAGAGTCACGAAGCGCTTCCAATCGAAGGGTCCGCCCGAAATGAAGATCTACGCATCGTGCGACGATACAGAATGGAACCAAGCAAAGGTGGGTGAGAAAAGAACGGACCGATgcacgttgtcgtcgttgtgtGGACGGGACCGTACGAAACGAGAGCTTTCCGGTGAATTGATCCATTGATTGAGCCCTGGAATCGAAACGTACCTGAGCCAGAACATCCCCGAGCCCCCATCCCACGAGCGAAGTCATGGCCTTGGTAAAGAGCGGTTTGCTATCCAGCGCATCATTGTAGGCGGCCCAACCCGGAACGGCACCTCCTCGGACGACGGTAGGGTCCCGGAAGAGCGGAGAGGACACGGAGGAATCTTTGCGGAAGGCTCCGGTTGGTTGGGTGACCTTGGGTACCTTGGCCACCGACGGGTCGACGCCAAAGGCGGACACCGCAAGGAAAGAAGAGGCAATCAAGACGAGGGACGTTAACTTCATGATATCAATCGAGACGGATCGGAAAAGGTACGGCTAAAGGGGGACACAACGACAAATTTCTCTCGGTAGGCAAACTGTGCAAAATCCCAAACGGAGTACGGTTCGAACTCGGTTTTGAAATACCGGAACGTccctctag contains these protein-coding regions:
- a CDS encoding predicted protein produces the protein MATMEESLLDEITVAASVQEPVKVQLVVSVQPNDDPIPQLAHDGITAGDLTTAIRVLNAVASLYPSHKGQDEQREQGLERYKQPNLRSFRKALAACLELHRRTMFNGKDEEEHYERRLKDRSLKRQKTAERDMNKKYIASTALRQGRVERLQQLQDDAADEERHKLLLALQPDGHVDTTLARTIPLLEDSSAPAEHVQLPKLRSCYVCKVRFRELHEFYDQLCPACAALNWQKRHNSANLHGRVAIVTGSRVKIGYQTCLKLLRAGCVVVATTRFPNAAAATYRAEADFDSFRSRLHVYGLDLRDVTGLEAFTRFLKQKYTDGIDILINNACQTVRRPVGYYRPQVEREQMLWMQADQTHKSLLDDCADFERVRRRLQLDHKQQASLQVEGNKDNVPAILDVEMDNGGNGLSESEEATRNESALVASTKPNNSVASTPFEATGLSHSAAMSQMVILPEDAGVSDSVLPPGVSDVNGQQLDLRTTNSWLLKMEEVSTPEILECFFINAIAPFVLNSRLKPLMTTPNTANRSDRYIINVSAMEGKFYRYKMPNHPHTNMAKAALNMLTRTSAEDLAKQHRIFMNSVDTGWINDENPTVKASKIAETNLFQTPIDEIDAAARILDPIFEGVNGGTEFKKDYGKFLKDYRESEW
- a CDS encoding beta-xylosidase (Hydrolyzes terminal, non-reducing beta-D-xylose residues.; glycosyl hydrolase family 3), whose protein sequence is MPSCFRILTICTSYFFLLLALWASYSIFEGSVRLQGPIGLDRNVSPVNNYIWKDKVPNFWGCQNDVAKALPYCDMSLSIDERLEDLLSHLTLDEKVDMIGADPTQDVCMTHTMNVSRIGLPDYYWLVETNTAVGSACIAENKCATEFSGPLSIAASFNRSSWFLKGSVFGTEQRALMNVHGERFHTHSGRHIGLTAFGPNINQQRDPRFGRSSELPGEDPFLSGQYAAHMVQGMQERDANGYPKVLAYLKHFTAYSREEGRGNDDYNISMYDLFDTYLPQYEMGMVQGGATGVMCSYNAVNGIPACANDYLLNKILRQRWNRSDAHVTTDCGAVNNLRGKPIQAADEAQAAAMALMNGADIEMGSTLFVHNLTTAITLGYATEEAVNQAIRRSYRPHFIAGRFDDPTLSEWFSLGLDDIQSKKHQEIQLEAALQGLVLLKHEDSILPIAAGTKLAVLGPLGMTRSGLMSDYESDQSCFGGGHDCIPTLAESIGFINGKEFTVAAAGVDVDSRNTSDVERILQLAADRDLIVLCLGNTKTQEQEGFDRKDTALPGQQYALFEAVLTLRKPVVLVLVNGGQIALDGMTGYPSAIIEAFNPNGIGGTALAASLFGQENRWGKLPYTIYPYSVMQSFDMKDHSMSAPPGRTYRYFTGKATIRDIMLSSKDQRFLDSTGMYCLEHWK
- a CDS encoding predicted protein is translated as MPRKKTLVIVYGGELAKDVAEQILAHQPADLQQELTVTLRCASERPKTLVEFGSDTAVCFVLQTIENEAATEEVSDGFKMCRDAVLLLTFFSYYLFRARKTHANDLLADKFSFAVLGLGDSNLLFDRQTTSAKDCNQVAQELDARLVMLGGSRQCPLGMADERSGLKEVEPWIQGLWESLR
- a CDS encoding predicted protein; translated protein: MAEHVQDDVIGASMDEEVDLRASVQYAVLKICQEEDAGSDSYTTPRAVAALAELTYLYATQSLGPDLDAFSSHAGRRTINESDVKLVIRKHPEHLAKLEAYCAEQAVAAAAAVDDNNKIRKKKVPTVNLQSRKRLQGQNVDDQVNHNEDSSEDEDLVQLDSAMEAANRRVAKSAATSYTAEKLMGNSDDEDVTLKPPGSSRKALGKSRPAWYESSSDDEELALAGKEKKKSKPKASPCASRFRLPSSSTPRKADKDLQDDSDSDTEMMGDAPTRSRHTKPVSRVDEIMTNLSDDSLDDTKENCLR
- a CDS encoding predicted protein, with the translated sequence WAAYNDALDSKPLFTKAMTSLVGWGLGDVLAQVRFDSRAQSMDQFTGKLSFRTRFVTLSVFGFIYHGPSGHYFYNWLDGKIKGTRAQDVALKVGIDQILWCPIFMTVFFTYLGLCNGDSFNTIGNKIKNDLLSACQGSWKVWPIVHAVNFKFISSKHRLVFINAVQVAFNMFLSLIGTK